GCAGAAGTTCAGAACAGCCGGGTGTTCGACCCTTGTGGTGATGATATGTCTCTTCCGGCCTGTTTCAAGAGCGCTCATGACAGCGGTGTTGTCGCTCTCAGTCCCGCAGCTGGTGAATATTATCTCTTCAGGCTCTGCATTTATCAGCGAAGCAGCCTCTGCTCTTGCCTCCTCTATCTTCCTGTGGATCTGGCCTCCGAATAGGTGCATGCTCGAAGGGTTGCCGTAGAGTTCTGTCAGGTATGGCAGCATAGCATCTCTCGCCTCATCAGCGACCCTTGTTGTCGCGTTATTGTCGAGATAGACCTCTTTCATTGGGCCTCCACAACCAGTTCATCGCTTATAAGTTCCTTCAGTGTCTTATTGATATCTCCAATCGTAATGCCGGACATCTTGCATTCAGTGCACATGCCTCTCAGTGCTATTATGACCCTGTTGCCCTGAACATCTATGAGCTCTATATCCCCTCCATCAGCCTGAAGCCTCGGCCTTATCTCTTTTTCGATCACTTCCTGTATCATGGCTATCTTTTTGATATTGGTCATCGCTTTCTTTGGACTCGCGGCCTTTACTCCTGATACCTCAAGCAGGATATCCGCGATCCTGGGGATGCATTCACCGCAGCCTCCGCCGGCCTTTGTGAAATTGGTTATATCCTCTACAGTACGCAGGCCGTTCTCTTTTATGGCACGCCTTATCTTCTGATCTGTCACGCCGAAGCACTTGCAGACCATCTCTCCTTCATCAGCTTCGGGACGCGCTTCTCCTCTATAATCGGCAACAGCAGCCTCAAGCGCTTCCTGTCCCATCACAGAACAGTGCATCTTTTCGCGGGGAAGGCCGCCGAGGTATTCAGCGATATCCTTGTTCGTGACCTTCAACGCTTCATCAACCGTCTTTCCTTTTATCAGTTCAGTTAG
This DNA window, taken from Nitrospirota bacterium, encodes the following:
- the nifU gene encoding Fe-S cluster assembly protein NifU, which produces MWEYTEKVKKLFLQPKNTGEIENPDAVGEIGSLICGDALKLTLKIDRKTDRIIDAKFQTFGCASAIASSSALTELIKGKTVDEALKVTNKDIAEYLGGLPREKMHCSVMGQEALEAAVADYRGEARPEADEGEMVCKCFGVTDQKIRRAIKENGLRTVEDITNFTKAGGGCGECIPRIADILLEVSGVKAASPKKAMTNIKKIAMIQEVIEKEIRPRLQADGGDIELIDVQGNRVIIALRGMCTECKMSGITIGDINKTLKELISDELVVEAQ